In Salvelinus sp. IW2-2015 unplaced genomic scaffold, ASM291031v2 Un_scaffold2732, whole genome shotgun sequence, a genomic segment contains:
- the LOC112074636 gene encoding ubiquilin-4: MADNGGADPVNNNNDTTVGLEGTIIKVTVKTPKDKEEIAISEDASVTQFKEEISRRFKAKQDQLVLIFAGKILKDGDSLNQHGIKDGLTVHLVIKTAHKAGDGASSSSSFTTQVGSSSGNSSGPSSAAHPSTVGSTGGPASAPPQTPNILSGFGGLSSLSSMGMGSANFMELQQQMQSQLMSNPEMLSQIMENPLVQNMMSNPDLMRQMIVANPQMQQLMERNPEISHMLNNPELMRQTMELARNPAMMQEMMRNQDRALSNLESIPGGYNALRRMYTDIQEPMFSAARDQFGNNPFSALGGNSDGGVQPSRTENREPLPNPWGSTNPSEGGGGTGTTGSSTTGSTTPNVSNPLGVNSASLGNGMFSSPGMQSLMQQISENPQLMQNMLSAPYMRSIMQSLAQNPDMASQVLMNNPLLAGNPQLQEQFRSQLPVFLQQMQNPEALSVMTNPRAMQALLQIQQGLQTLQTEAPGLMPSLAPGGLPGGLPGGLPGGLLGGLPGGIPTTPLSTGGGVAPENPASSPSAGENPAQQLMMQQMLQMFAGGNSSSQTPEVQFQQQLEQLGAMGFINREANLQALIATGGDVNAAIERLLGSQPS; this comes from the exons ATGGCGGACAACGGCGGCGCAGATCCTGTTAATAACAACAATGATACAACTGTTGGTTTGGAGGGAACTATTATTAAGGTCACAGTCAAAACCCCAAAAGACAAGGAGGAAATCGCCATCTCGGAAGATGCCTCTGTCACTCAG tttaaAGAGGAGATCTCACGGAGGTTCAAAGCCAAGCAGGATCAGTTGGTTCTGATCTTTGCAGGGAAGATACTGAAAGACGGGGACTCTCTCAACCAGCACGGCATCAAGGATGGCCTGACAGTCCATCTGGTCATAAAGACAGCACACAA GGCAGGAGATGGCGCtagttcctcttcctccttcaccaCCCAGGTGGGCAGCAGTAGTGGCAACTCCTCTGGCCCCAGTTCTGCAGCCCACCCTTCTACTGTAGGATCCACTGGAGGCCCTGCCTCGGCACCCCCACAGACCCCCAACATACTGA gCGGGTTCGGTGGCTTGTCCAGCCTGAGCAGCATGGGCATGGGCTCCGCTAACTTCATGGAGCTGCAGCAGCAGATGCAGAGCCAGCTGATGTCTAACCCGGAGATGCTGTCCCAGATCATGGAGAACCCCCTGGTGCAGAACATGATGTCCAACCCAGACCTGATGAGGCAGATGATCGTGGCCAACCCCCAGATGCAGCAGCTGATGGAGCGCAACCCCGAGATCTCCCACATGCTCAACAACCCAGAGCTTATGAGACAG ACCATGGAGCTGGCCAGGAACCCTGCCATGATGCAGGAAATGATGCGTAACCAGGACCGGGCGCTTAGCAACCTGGAGAGCATCCCCGGAGGCTACAATGCCCTGCGCAGGATGTACACAGACATCCAGGAACCTATGTTCAGCGCAGCACGAGACCAG tttGGAAACAACCCTTTCTCAGCCCTGGGGGGCAACTCTGACGGGGGGGTGCAGCCGTCGAGGACAGAGAACCGGGAGCCCCTGCCCAACCCCTGGGGTTCAACTAACCCCTCTGAGGGTGGAGGGGGCACTGGCACCACAGGCTCCTCTACCACTGGCAGCACCACCCCCAATGTGTCCAACCCTCTGGGCGTCAACTCTGCCAGTCTGGGTAACG gcaTGTTCAGCAGTCCGGGCATGCAGAGTCTGATGCAGCAGATCTCGGAGAACCCCCAGCTGATGCAGAACATGCTGTCTGCTCCCTACATGCGCAGTATCATGCAGTCTCTGGCCCAGAACCCTGACATGGCCTCCCAG GTGTTGATGAATAACCCTCTGTTGGCTGGAAACCCCCAGCTGCAGGAACAGTTCAGGAGCCAGCTGCCCGTCTTCCTgcagcag ATGCAGAACCCAGAGGCTCTTTCTGTGATGACCAACCCCCGGGCCATGCAGGCTCTCCTCCAGATACAACAGGGCCTACAGACACTGCAGACAGAGGCACCGGGACTCATGCCAAg TTTGGCACCAGGTGGACTGCCAGGAGGTCTCCCTGGAGGTCTACCAGGGGGACTACTGGGCGGATTACCAGGTGGAATACCCACAACTCCCCTGTCCACGGGAGGGGGTGTGGCTCCAGAGAACCCTGCCTCTTCGCCGAGTGCTGGGGAAAACCCAGCCCAGCAACTGATGATGCAGCAGATGCTCCAAATGTTCGCAGGAGGGAATTCCTCG